The genomic region CAGAGCACCTCATGAAACGGAACCTTCAGACCCCGGTATCCCTGGCGGAGATCGCCCAGGTCCTGGGCGCCGAACTGCGTGGCGATCCGTCCGTGACGGTACGTCGCCTGGCCAGCCTTAGGAAGGCCGATACCGAGAGCATCAGTTTCCTGGTGCGGCCCCAGCAGCGTGAGGCCGCCCATGCCAGTCATGCCGTAGCCTACATCGTCTCGCCGCGCCTGGTCGATGATCTGCCGGCCGACGCCAACCTGCTGATCGATCCCGACCCCTACGGGGCCTATGCGCGCCTGGCGCAGTGGTTCGACGCCCGCGTCAATCCCCGGCCCGTTGCCGGCATCGCCGAGGGTGCCCATGTCCATCCGGATGCCCGAGTGGCCGCCAGCGCCGTCATCGAGCCCGGTGCCGTCATCGGTGCCGGTGCCGTGGTGGGCGAGGGCGCCTGGATCGGCGCCAACACCGTACTGGGGGCTGGCGCCTCGGTGGGTGCACGCACCCGGCTGCATGCCAACATCACGCTGGGCGACGACTGCAGCGTGGGCGAAGATTCCCTGATCCATTCGGGGGCCGTCATCGGCGCCGACGGCTTCGGGTTTGCGCCGAAGAAGGGCGGCGGCTGGACCAAGATTCCCCAGCTGGGGGCGGTCGTCATCGGCAATCGTGTGGAGATCGGGGCCTGCACCTGCATCGACCGTGGCGCGCTTGACGACACCGTCATCGAAGATGGCTGCAAGATCGATAATCTCGTGCAAATCGCCCATAATGTCCGGATCGGAGCAGATACGGCCATTGCGGCCTGCGCCGGCATCGCGGGCAGCGCGGTCATCGGCAAGCGGGTCCAGATCGGCGGAGCATCCGGCATCTTTGGCCACATCAGCATCTGCGACGATGCCGTGGTCTCGACGATGACCCTGATCTCCAAGTCCATCACCAAGCCTGCCTTCTACAGCGGCATCTTCCCGTCCATGGAAAATGCCGACTGGGAGCGGGCGGCGGCAGTGGTGCGGCAGCTGCCCGACATGCGCCGGCGCCTGCGTCGGCTGGAGCAGCAGGTCCAGACTGCTCACGCAGGCACGGATGCCCCGGCGACGGCAGAAGGTGGCACCCGCAACGACGATGCCGTCCAATGAAGAAAGAAGCAGCCAGAGAATTGTCCAAGCATGAGTGAAAATCAGCCGGCGATCGATATTTCGGAAATCCTTCGCTACTTGCCGCACCGTTACCCGTTCCTGCTCATCGACCGGGTCACCGAGATCGTCCACGACGAGCGCATCCTCGCCATCAAGAACGTCACCATCAACGAGCACTTCTTCCAGGGCCACTTCCCGCACCTGCCGGTCATGCCGGGTGTCCTGGTGCTGGAAGCCATGGCGCAGGCCGCCGGCATCCTGTCCTTTGCCAGCATGGGACGCTATGCCGACTCCAACTCGGTCTACTACTTCGCCGGCATCGACGAGGCACGCTTCAAGCGCCCGGTCAGCCCTGGCGACCAGCTCGTGCTGGACGTGCGCATCGCTCGCAAGTCGCGCCTGGTCTGGAAGTTCCATGGCGTGGCCACGGTCGACGGCCAGAAGGTGGCCGAGGCTGACCTGATGTGCGCCCTGCGGGAAATCAGCCAGGAGGCCGCCGGCGAGCCCCCCCTGGCCGGCAAGGTCGGTACCAGCAAGGCCTGACCGCATGGTGCAGCCCCTGATCCATCCCACCGCCGTCATCGACCCTGCTGCCGAGCTGGACAGCAGCGTCGAGGTCGGCCCCTATGCCGTCATCGGGCCGCACGTGCGCATCGGCGCCGGCTGCAAGGTGGGTGCGCACGTCGTGCTCGAAGGCCCCACCATGCTGGGCGAGAACAACCGCCTGTATCCCTTCTGCTCCGTCGGCGCCGCGCCGCAGGACAAGAAGTACGCGGGTGAGGACACCGCACTCGAGATCGGCAACGGCAACACCATCCGCGAGTGCGTCACCATCAACCGGGGCACCGTGCAGGACGGCGGCACCACCCGGGTCGGTGACGACAACTGGATCATGGCCTATGTCCACATCGCGCATGACTGCGTGGTGGGCAACCACACCATCTTCGCCAACACCACCAACCTGGCGGGCCACGTCCACATTGGTGACTGGGTCATCCTGGGCGGCAACTCGCAGGTTCACCAGTTCTGCAAGATCGGGGCGCATGCCATGACCGGCACCGGTTCCATCGTGCTGCAGGACATCCCGCCCTATGTCATGGCCTCCGGCAACCCGCTGGCTACCCATGGCATCAACAGCGAGGGCCTGCGTCGCCGCGGCTTCGCGCCGGAAGAGATCACCCTCATCCGCCGCGCCTACAAGACGCTCTATCGGCAGGGGCTCACGCTGGCCGAGGCCCGCGAGGCGCTGCAGGCCCAGGCCGCCACCGACGCCACCCACGAGAAGTGCCTGGGTCCGCTGGTGCGCTTCCTGGGCGACGCCACCCGCGGCATCGCCCGCTGAGCCGCGCCATGGCCACGCCCCGCATCGGCATGGTGGCCGGCGAGGCCTCCGGCGACCTGCTGGCGGCTTCGGTGCTGGCCTGCTGGCGCGGGCAGGGCGCTTCTAGCGCCACGCTTTCCGCCGGCCAGCCTGACGACGCAGCCGTGTCGTCCGGGGCAGGGGACGCGCTTTCGCATCCTCCATCATCCGGCTCGGACCGCATGGTCTGCGCCGGCATTGGCGGTCCGCGCATGCAGGCCGAGGGTTTCGAGGCCTGGTGGCCTTCCGAATGGCTGGCCGTCCATGGCTACGCCGAAGCCTTCAAGGCGTTGCCGCGCCTGCTGTGGGTACGCCGCCAGCTCCGCCAGCGGCTGCTGAACTGGCCTGCCCAGGCCTTCGTCGGCGTGGATGCCCCGGACTTCAACCTGGGACTGGAAGCCCGACTGCGGGCTGCCGGCGTGCGCACCTATCATTTTGTCAGTCCCTCCATCTGGGCCTGGCGCCGTGAGCGCATCGAGAAGATCCGCCAGGCGGTGGATCACATGCTGCTGGTCTTTCCCTTCGAGGAAGCCATCTATCGCGAGGCCGGCATCCCCGCCACCTACTGCGGCCATCCACTGGCTGACCAGATTCCCTTCGAGCCTGATCAGGCCGCTGCCCGCCAGGCGCTGGGGCTGCCGGCACAGGGTACCGTCATCGCGCTGATGCCCGGTAGCCGCCGTGCCGAGGTCGAGCACCTGGCGCCCACCTTCCTGGCCGCCGCCGCGCTGATGCACCAGCAGCATCCTGACTGGCACTTCATCCTGCCCGCCGCCGGCGAGGCCCGCTTGGCCCAGCTGCGTGCGCTCATCGATACCGATCCCGCCTGGCGCACCTTGCCGTTGCAGCTGCTATCTGGCCAGTCGCACACCGCGCTGGCGGCCTGCGACCAGACGCTGATCGCCAGCGGTACCGCCACGCTGGAAGCCGCGCTCTTCAAGCGTCCGATGGTCATCGCCTACCGGCTGGCCCCGCTGTCCTACCGGATGATGAAGAACAAGGCCTATCAGCCCTGGTTCGGCCTGCCCAACATCCTGGCGGGCGAGTTCCTGGTGCCCGAGTTCATCCAGGATGCCGCCACACCCCAGGCGCTGGCCGAGGCCATGGTCCGGCAGCACGACGATGCCGGCGGGCGTGAGCGCCTGGTGGCCCGCTTTGCCGAGATGCACCACGTGCTGGCCCAGGGCTGTGCCCGTCGCGTGGCCGAAACCGTGCTCGATGACCTGTCCCGCGCCTGAAGGGCCCCAAGCGCACCGAACCATGACTGCCGACCTGCCATTCACTGCCGATCCCTCCATCGCCGGCGTCGATGAAGCCGGCCGGGGGCCGCTGGCCGGCCCGGTCGTGGCGGCGGCCGTCATCCTCTCGCCCGATCATCCCATTGAGGGCCTGCGGGACTCGAAGAAGCTCAGCGCCCGCCGCCGGGAAACCTTGGCCAACGAGATCCGGGAGAAGGCCCTCGCGTTTGCGGTGGCCAGTGCCAGCGTCGAAGAGATCGACCGCCTCAACATCCTGCATGCCACCCTGCTGGCCATGACCCGCGCCATCCAGGGCCTGCAACCCCAGCCCCTTCATGTCCGCATTGACGGCAACCGCGCTCCCAAGCTGGAAGGTCTGCGTGTCGAGACCGTCATCGGCGGTGATGACCAGGACCCGGCCATTGCTGCGGCCTCCATTCTGGCGAAGACTGTCCGCGACCACCTGATGCTGCAGTATGCCGAGCAGTTTCCTGCCTACGGCTTCGAGCGGCACATGGGTTATGGCACGGCCGTGCACATGGCGGCCCTGCGCGAGCATGGCCCCTGCGAGATCCATCGCCGCAGCTTTGCCCCCGTGGCCCGCGTGCTGGCCGGTCACTGAACCCTCTGCCCATCATGTCCGATCCCACTCCTTTGCTGGCGCACGCCCGCCAGGCGCTTCGCCACAGCCCCGTCGAGATCGAGTCCGCCGCCAATCCGCGTCTGCGTCACCTGCGTGAGCTGCTCGAATCAGGCAGGGAGCGTCGTCGAAGCGGCCAGACCGTGCTGGAAGGCTGGCATCTGCTGGAATCCTGGCTGGCCGGTGGTCAGCCCGTCCTGCAACTGGTTCTGCCTCGGCGCACGTTCCAGCAGCTGGGGCAGGGCGGCGAACCGTCTTCCCCAGCCTCCCGCCGGGAACACGGTCGATCCCCGTCTGCCAACCCATGGCAGCGCGTGTCGCCGCAGCGGCAGCCGGGTGCACCCATCCCGTCCGGCAATGTCGCCAGCATGAACGGGAATCCCGAGATGGTTGCTCAGGCTGCACAGGCCAGCTGGCTGGTTCTGGACGACTGGCTGTTCGACCAGCTCGACATCATGCCGTCGCCGTCACCTTTGCTGGCCGTGGTCGAGACGCCCCGACCGGCGCTGCCGGCTTCCGCTCCGGACCACGATCTCGTCATCCTTGACCGCATCCAGGATCCGGGCAACGTCGGCACCATCCTGCGCACGGCTGCCGCAGCGGGTATTCGCACCGTGCTCACCACGGCCGGCACGGCCGCCTGCTGGGCGCCCAAGGTGCTGCGCGCCGGCATGGGTGGACACTTCGTGCTGGAGATCCACGAGAACATCCCCCTCGAACAGCTGAAGGCGCAGGTCGGTGCGCTGCCCCTGGCCGGCACCGTCCTTCAGGACGGCCAGTCGCTCTACGCCAGCGACCTGCGCCAGCCGCTGGCCTGGGTCTTCGGCAACGAAGGCGAGGGCATCGATCCCGAGCTGCAAGCCCGGCTGGGCTGCCGGCTCACCATCCCGCAGGATCCCGGGGTCGAATCGCTCAACGTTGCCGCCAGCGCCGCCGTCTGCCTGTTCGAGCAGCGGCGCCAGCGGCTCGCCAGCGCGTCCTGACGGGCCCTGGCGTGGACACTGCCTGAGCGGCAGGGCCGGGAGAGGAGGGGGCGGGGTACCGACCGAGGGGGAGGGTCGAAAAAAGTCTGGCGGGCTTACTTCCCGCCTTCGTCCAGCTGGATCACCGTCAGGATCGTCGCCGCGATCTCCTCGATCGACTTCGTGGTTGTCGACAGCATCGAGATGCCCTCACGACGCATCATCGACTCCGCCTGACGCACCTCGTCACGGCAGTTCTCCAGCGCCGCATAGCGACTGTCGGGCCGGCGCTCGCTGCGGACCTCGTGCAGCCGTTCCGGCGAGATGGTCAGCCCGAACAGCTTGTGACGGAACTGATAGAGCACCTCCGGCAGCCGCATCCGCTCGAAGTCCTCGGGGATGAGGGGGTAGTTGGCCGCCTTGATGCCATGCTGGATGGACAGGTACAGGCTGGTGGGCGTCTTGCCGCAGCGCGACACCCCCACCAGGATCACGTCCGCCGTGCCCAGCTCCGCATGCTGCTGGCCGTCGTCGTGCGACAGCGAGAAGTTGATCGCGTCGATCCGGGCCTGGTACTCGTCCGGGCTCTTGATGCGGTGGAACTGGCCCACCCCGCGTGAGGCCTCACGCCCCAGCTCCGTCTCCAGGCTGGACACGAAGGTGCCGATCAGGTCCAGATAGCAGGCGTTGGCCGTCTGCACGATCCCGCTGATGGACGGGATGGCCAGCGTCGAGAACACCAGCGGCCGGCGTCCGTCGTTCTGTGCGGCCAGGTTGATGCGCGCCACGGCTTCATGGGCC from Lautropia mirabilis harbors:
- the lpxD gene encoding UDP-3-O-(3-hydroxymyristoyl)glucosamine N-acyltransferase; this encodes MKRNLQTPVSLAEIAQVLGAELRGDPSVTVRRLASLRKADTESISFLVRPQQREAAHASHAVAYIVSPRLVDDLPADANLLIDPDPYGAYARLAQWFDARVNPRPVAGIAEGAHVHPDARVAASAVIEPGAVIGAGAVVGEGAWIGANTVLGAGASVGARTRLHANITLGDDCSVGEDSLIHSGAVIGADGFGFAPKKGGGWTKIPQLGAVVIGNRVEIGACTCIDRGALDDTVIEDGCKIDNLVQIAHNVRIGADTAIAACAGIAGSAVIGKRVQIGGASGIFGHISICDDAVVSTMTLISKSITKPAFYSGIFPSMENADWERAAAVVRQLPDMRRRLRRLEQQVQTAHAGTDAPATAEGGTRNDDAVQ
- the fabZ gene encoding 3-hydroxyacyl-ACP dehydratase FabZ, with the protein product MSENQPAIDISEILRYLPHRYPFLLIDRVTEIVHDERILAIKNVTINEHFFQGHFPHLPVMPGVLVLEAMAQAAGILSFASMGRYADSNSVYYFAGIDEARFKRPVSPGDQLVLDVRIARKSRLVWKFHGVATVDGQKVAEADLMCALREISQEAAGEPPLAGKVGTSKA
- the lpxA gene encoding acyl-ACP--UDP-N-acetylglucosamine O-acyltransferase, yielding MVQPLIHPTAVIDPAAELDSSVEVGPYAVIGPHVRIGAGCKVGAHVVLEGPTMLGENNRLYPFCSVGAAPQDKKYAGEDTALEIGNGNTIRECVTINRGTVQDGGTTRVGDDNWIMAYVHIAHDCVVGNHTIFANTTNLAGHVHIGDWVILGGNSQVHQFCKIGAHAMTGTGSIVLQDIPPYVMASGNPLATHGINSEGLRRRGFAPEEITLIRRAYKTLYRQGLTLAEAREALQAQAATDATHEKCLGPLVRFLGDATRGIAR
- the lpxB gene encoding lipid-A-disaccharide synthase yields the protein MATPRIGMVAGEASGDLLAASVLACWRGQGASSATLSAGQPDDAAVSSGAGDALSHPPSSGSDRMVCAGIGGPRMQAEGFEAWWPSEWLAVHGYAEAFKALPRLLWVRRQLRQRLLNWPAQAFVGVDAPDFNLGLEARLRAAGVRTYHFVSPSIWAWRRERIEKIRQAVDHMLLVFPFEEAIYREAGIPATYCGHPLADQIPFEPDQAAARQALGLPAQGTVIALMPGSRRAEVEHLAPTFLAAAALMHQQHPDWHFILPAAGEARLAQLRALIDTDPAWRTLPLQLLSGQSHTALAACDQTLIASGTATLEAALFKRPMVIAYRLAPLSYRMMKNKAYQPWFGLPNILAGEFLVPEFIQDAATPQALAEAMVRQHDDAGGRERLVARFAEMHHVLAQGCARRVAETVLDDLSRA
- the rnhB gene encoding ribonuclease HII is translated as MTADLPFTADPSIAGVDEAGRGPLAGPVVAAAVILSPDHPIEGLRDSKKLSARRRETLANEIREKALAFAVASASVEEIDRLNILHATLLAMTRAIQGLQPQPLHVRIDGNRAPKLEGLRVETVIGGDDQDPAIAAASILAKTVRDHLMLQYAEQFPAYGFERHMGYGTAVHMAALREHGPCEIHRRSFAPVARVLAGH
- a CDS encoding TrmH family RNA methyltransferase; protein product: MSDPTPLLAHARQALRHSPVEIESAANPRLRHLRELLESGRERRRSGQTVLEGWHLLESWLAGGQPVLQLVLPRRTFQQLGQGGEPSSPASRREHGRSPSANPWQRVSPQRQPGAPIPSGNVASMNGNPEMVAQAAQASWLVLDDWLFDQLDIMPSPSPLLAVVETPRPALPASAPDHDLVILDRIQDPGNVGTILRTAAAAGIRTVLTTAGTAACWAPKVLRAGMGGHFVLEIHENIPLEQLKAQVGALPLAGTVLQDGQSLYASDLRQPLAWVFGNEGEGIDPELQARLGCRLTIPQDPGVESLNVAASAAVCLFEQRRQRLASAS
- the ppsR gene encoding posphoenolpyruvate synthetase regulatory kinase/phosphorylase PpsR, producing MSANPTSTPQGHERTAYFISDGTGITSETVAMSLLSQFDDLKTRNVRLPFIDSEAKAHEAVARINLAAQNDGRRPLVFSTLAIPSISGIVQTANACYLDLIGTFVSSLETELGREASRGVGQFHRIKSPDEYQARIDAINFSLSHDDGQQHAELGTADVILVGVSRCGKTPTSLYLSIQHGIKAANYPLIPEDFERMRLPEVLYQFRHKLFGLTISPERLHEVRSERRPDSRYAALENCRDEVRQAESMMRREGISMLSTTTKSIEEIAATILTVIQLDEGGK